The proteins below are encoded in one region of Salmo salar chromosome ssa02, Ssal_v3.1, whole genome shotgun sequence:
- the LOC106595276 gene encoding zymogen granule membrane protein 16: MFSILVVTVILASCLAMPIKDPYSYSSAVGQGGGTPFASYGEGRITGVRVWETNNNYYYYYNYYYYNSNAYISGFQLRYGSTWSPVFGGEGGEKQEMELFNDEAIVEVSGKYNPADYICYLVLTTNMGRTLSAGQPSQVSFNFYPANMGNELRLLSGRFNGAGITSIGAHWGLVYMEGAGNSTLETALETVTPII; this comes from the exons ATGTTCTCAATCCTGGTTGTCACAGTGATCTTGGCTAGCTGCTTGGCAATGC CCATCAAAGATCCGTACTCGTATTCCTCTGCGGTGGGTCAGGGAGGTGGCACCCCATTTGCTTCCTACGGTGAGGGACGCATCACAGGAGTCAGAGTGTGGGAgaccaacaacaactactactactactacaactactactactacaacagcaaCGCCTACATCAGCGG GTTCCAGCTGAGATACGGCTCCACCTGGTCTCCTGTGTTCGGTGGTGAAGGGGGTGAAAAGCAGGAGATGGAGCTGTTTAATGATGAGGCCATCGTCGAGGTGTCTGGGAAGTACAACCCAGCAGACTACATCTGCTACCTGGTGTTAACCACCAACATGGGGCGCACTCTGTCAGCCGGCCAGCCTAGCCAAGTCTCCTTCAACTTCTACCCAGCCAACATGGGCAATGAGCTGAGGCTGCTCAGCGGTCGCTTCAACGGTGCCGGGATCACCTCCATCGGAGCCCACTGGGGATTGGTGTACATGGAAGGGGCTGGAAACAGTACTCTGGAAACAGCACTGGAAACAGTAACTCCTATtatttga